The following are encoded in a window of Mycolicibacterium tusciae JS617 genomic DNA:
- a CDS encoding LLM class flavin-dependent oxidoreductase, producing the protein MTMPVMEPNLDAATLRAWAQAIDDGPFSSLCWGERIAFDNPESLTLLGALAAWTERVRLVTTVVVPQLHDPVMLAKALATGDMLSGGRLTVGLGVGGRHEDYHAVGADLATQTMRGMADSVAVMRRIWAGEKVTDSIVPVGPPPLQAGGPRLLVGTIGPKTVRSAAAWAEGLAGMTLDLDVDKENALFDVARTAWAQAGKQSPHLATSFWFAIGDGDDARAQVHNHLRRYMNWIPAEYVDAMAPTTGWAGTEAQLLEVLRGFEAIGTDEIHLIPTSSDIDQVRRVAGVVEEFQSPQRAS; encoded by the coding sequence ATGACGATGCCGGTGATGGAGCCGAACCTGGACGCGGCAACGCTTCGGGCGTGGGCGCAGGCGATAGACGACGGGCCGTTTTCGTCGCTGTGCTGGGGCGAACGCATCGCATTCGACAATCCCGAGTCCCTGACGCTGCTTGGTGCGTTGGCGGCATGGACTGAGCGAGTGCGCTTGGTGACCACCGTCGTGGTTCCTCAGCTGCACGATCCCGTCATGCTCGCCAAGGCGCTGGCCACCGGTGACATGCTCAGCGGCGGTCGGCTGACCGTCGGACTGGGTGTCGGAGGCAGGCACGAGGATTACCACGCCGTCGGCGCGGACCTCGCGACCCAGACGATGCGCGGGATGGCCGACAGCGTCGCGGTGATGCGACGGATCTGGGCGGGAGAGAAGGTGACCGACTCCATCGTCCCGGTCGGGCCCCCGCCTCTGCAGGCCGGCGGACCGCGACTGTTGGTGGGAACCATCGGTCCCAAGACGGTGCGCAGTGCCGCCGCGTGGGCCGAAGGGCTGGCGGGTATGACGCTGGACCTGGACGTCGACAAGGAGAACGCGCTGTTCGACGTCGCGCGGACGGCCTGGGCGCAGGCGGGCAAACAGAGTCCGCACCTGGCCACGTCGTTCTGGTTCGCCATCGGCGACGGGGATGACGCGCGGGCGCAGGTCCATAACCATCTGCGCCGCTACATGAACTGGATCCCCGCCGAATACGTCGACGCGATGGCGCCGACCACCGGCTGGGCCGGCACCGAAGCCCAGCTGCTCGAGGTACTGCGCGGATTTGAAGCGATCGGTACCGACGAGATCCATTTGATCCCGACGAGTTCTGACATCGATCAGGTCCGGCGCGTCGCCGGTGTGGTCGAGGAGTTTCAGAGCCCTCAGAGGGCGTCGTAG
- a CDS encoding VOC family protein: protein MAINTGSIAHIRLTVTDIDRSRQFYDSVFGWPILVELPEGADAKTREMLGFLFGGVIYDLGSTLVGLRPVASDRFDEDRAGLDHLAFRVGSKDELDSAADHLDFLGIAHEPTKDIGPAYILEFRDPDNIALELTAPK from the coding sequence ATGGCGATCAACACCGGGTCCATTGCGCACATCCGACTCACCGTCACCGACATCGATCGGTCCCGGCAGTTCTACGACAGCGTGTTCGGCTGGCCCATTCTTGTCGAGCTGCCCGAGGGCGCGGATGCCAAGACGCGGGAGATGCTGGGATTCCTATTCGGCGGCGTGATCTACGACCTCGGCAGCACACTGGTTGGGCTGCGTCCCGTGGCCAGCGATCGCTTCGACGAAGACCGCGCCGGCCTGGACCATCTCGCGTTCCGGGTCGGCAGCAAGGACGAACTGGATTCCGCGGCAGATCATCTCGATTTCCTGGGCATCGCCCATGAGCCGACAAAGGACATCGGCCCGGCCTACATCCTGGAGTTCCGCGACCCGGACAACATCGCGCTGGAGCTCACCGCCCCGAAATAG
- a CDS encoding flavin monoamine oxidase family protein, protein MWQLSRRRFTVSAGVLAAATLLPGCSSSDEPEADAPRGDAPKERIVVVGAGMSGLAAARRLADAGMDVTVLEARDRIGGRTWTDTSLGVPIDLGGAWIHGPEGNPLTELADQAGARRVATDFDRPVVFQDGRELSTDVVQTTLTRWQEITKELAPLSEDAGDDESVATGLAEVADMNDPLIQWAVASEIVGEYAADPEELSLKWLGNEGEFGGGDLILPGGYQQLTQHLARGLAIKLGAEVKKVIHSDSGVRLETTQGVVDADRVIITIPLGVLKAGTIGFDPPLPEDKQAAIERLGFGLLDKVVLRFDQPFWPDAEVIGLVGGDQPVSMLINGETFADAPLLVGLRGGREAREREALTDQDAVAQVVSALNAPNPTGSLVTRWAADPFARGSYSFIAVGSSPDDMEALAEPVGERLLFAGEATNPEFFATVHGAYLSGIREAERILG, encoded by the coding sequence ATGTGGCAGCTGAGCCGGCGTCGGTTCACCGTGAGCGCGGGCGTGCTGGCGGCCGCGACGCTACTGCCCGGTTGCAGCAGCAGCGACGAACCCGAGGCTGACGCGCCAAGGGGTGATGCGCCGAAAGAACGCATCGTGGTGGTCGGTGCCGGTATGTCGGGCCTGGCAGCAGCCCGCCGTCTGGCCGATGCGGGGATGGACGTCACGGTGCTGGAGGCCCGCGACCGCATCGGCGGCCGCACGTGGACGGATACCTCGCTGGGAGTGCCGATCGATCTCGGCGGGGCATGGATTCACGGCCCCGAGGGCAATCCGCTCACCGAACTCGCGGATCAGGCGGGCGCGCGCCGAGTCGCGACCGACTTCGACCGACCCGTCGTATTCCAAGACGGTCGCGAACTCAGCACCGACGTCGTGCAGACCACCTTGACGCGCTGGCAGGAAATCACCAAAGAGCTTGCACCGCTGAGCGAGGACGCGGGGGACGACGAGTCGGTCGCCACCGGTCTGGCCGAAGTCGCAGATATGAACGATCCGCTCATCCAGTGGGCGGTGGCCAGCGAGATCGTCGGCGAGTATGCGGCCGACCCAGAGGAACTCTCGCTCAAGTGGTTGGGCAACGAGGGCGAGTTCGGCGGAGGCGACCTGATTCTGCCCGGCGGATACCAGCAATTGACGCAGCACCTCGCGCGCGGGCTGGCGATCAAGCTGGGTGCCGAGGTCAAAAAGGTCATTCACAGTGACTCGGGGGTGCGGCTCGAAACGACCCAGGGTGTGGTCGACGCGGACCGGGTCATCATCACGATTCCGCTGGGTGTGCTCAAGGCGGGCACGATCGGGTTCGACCCGCCGCTTCCCGAGGACAAGCAGGCGGCGATCGAACGGCTCGGCTTCGGTCTGCTCGACAAAGTGGTACTCAGGTTCGACCAGCCGTTCTGGCCGGACGCCGAGGTGATCGGGCTCGTTGGTGGCGACCAGCCGGTGTCGATGCTGATCAATGGTGAGACATTCGCCGATGCTCCGCTGTTGGTCGGCCTGCGGGGCGGTCGCGAGGCGCGTGAACGCGAGGCACTTACCGATCAGGACGCCGTGGCCCAAGTGGTGTCGGCACTGAACGCGCCCAATCCCACCGGATCACTCGTCACCCGGTGGGCCGCAGACCCGTTCGCGCGCGGTTCGTACAGCTTCATTGCCGTCGGTTCGAGTCCCGACGACATGGAGGCACTCGCCGAACCGGTGGGCGAGCGGCTTCTGTTCGCGGGCGAAGCCACCAACCCGGAGTTCTTCGCCACCGTCCACGGCGCATACCTGAGCGGAATCCGCGAAGCCGAGCGGATTCTCGGCTAG
- a CDS encoding nitronate monooxygenase: MSAFNLRDLTVPIIVAPMAGGPSTPELAAAGTNAGGLGFVPAGYLTAEVFAERVTKARQLATGPIGANLFAPQPSAGTPAAIEAYAAALAPEAERYGAALAPPRFDDDAWAAKLDVLLDLRPEVASFTFGAPSADECRRLREAGIVTVGTVTTLAEAQAAVTAGVDVLAAQGPSAGGHRGTFDPAAQPASQPLEQLLAALRAAVDVPVIAAGGLSTAEDVRRVMAAGAVAAQLGTAFLLADEAGSTGVHRAALKDPQFTETVVTRAFSGRYARGLRNRFVNEHEAEAPFGYPEVHYLTSPVRAAAVRAGDPQGVNVWAGTGFRNATAGSVAEIIAALT; this comes from the coding sequence ATGAGTGCGTTCAACCTCCGCGACCTCACGGTCCCGATCATCGTCGCGCCGATGGCCGGTGGGCCGTCGACGCCTGAGCTGGCCGCCGCAGGAACGAACGCCGGCGGCCTCGGGTTCGTCCCCGCGGGATACCTGACGGCCGAGGTATTCGCCGAACGAGTGACCAAGGCGCGCCAACTCGCGACCGGGCCCATCGGCGCCAATCTGTTTGCGCCACAGCCCAGTGCGGGTACGCCTGCCGCAATCGAGGCGTACGCCGCAGCGCTGGCCCCCGAGGCGGAGCGCTACGGTGCTGCGCTCGCCCCGCCCCGGTTCGATGACGACGCATGGGCCGCGAAGCTGGACGTGTTGCTCGATCTGCGACCAGAGGTGGCGTCCTTCACCTTCGGTGCGCCGAGCGCGGACGAATGCAGGAGGCTGCGCGAGGCAGGCATCGTGACCGTCGGCACCGTGACGACGCTGGCGGAGGCGCAGGCGGCCGTCACCGCGGGCGTCGATGTGCTGGCCGCACAGGGCCCCTCGGCGGGCGGACATCGCGGGACATTCGACCCGGCGGCGCAGCCGGCGTCGCAACCGCTCGAGCAACTATTGGCCGCGCTGAGGGCGGCAGTCGATGTTCCGGTGATCGCGGCGGGCGGGCTGTCCACCGCTGAGGATGTCCGGCGCGTGATGGCTGCCGGTGCGGTCGCGGCGCAACTCGGCACCGCGTTCCTGCTGGCCGACGAAGCGGGCAGCACCGGTGTCCACCGTGCCGCCCTCAAGGATCCGCAGTTCACCGAAACCGTTGTCACCCGGGCATTTTCCGGTCGCTACGCGCGTGGGCTGCGGAATCGCTTCGTCAACGAGCACGAGGCCGAGGCGCCGTTCGGCTATCCCGAGGTGCACTATCTGACCAGCCCGGTGCGTGCGGCGGCGGTGCGCGCGGGCGATCCCCAAGGCGTCAACGTCTGGGCGGGGACGGGATTCCGCAACGCGACGGCTGGTTCGGTGGCTGAGATCATCGCCGCACTGACGTAG
- a CDS encoding GNAT family N-acetyltransferase, which yields MNPPGWRRPQPHIVDFGYYLGRQWWGRGYMSEAVRLVLDSARSDPAVYHVSAHCYADNAASAQVLKRSGLTLAGRPPEALYSATEYQL from the coding sequence ATGAATCCGCCCGGCTGGCGGCGCCCACAACCCCACATCGTCGACTTCGGCTATTACCTTGGCCGTCAGTGGTGGGGCCGGGGGTACATGTCGGAGGCGGTACGGCTCGTCCTCGACAGCGCCCGCAGCGACCCGGCCGTATACCACGTCTCGGCGCACTGCTACGCCGACAACGCGGCTTCGGCGCAGGTGCTCAAACGTAGCGGGCTCACCCTGGCTGGAAGGCCGCCTGAAGCGCTATACAGTGCTACCGAATATCAGCTCTGA
- a CDS encoding IS30 family transposase: MPSGYPHSRSTRRELFDRVCLGEPLERVARDMGVSTTAASLWWRQAGAMPLLRGQNSERTHGLITSGDPDRLGGRGHRLSLDERIEIMRGRDNGLTYERIGEKIGRDASVVWREVHRNSNPDGDYHAGMAHARAAQKAKRPKGFTLDDPVLCAMIETAMDDGWSPKLISELLVRDHPDDKLARVSHETIYKCLYVQTRGQLRADLHKCLSTKRAARKPHRSVTRAGVYPPGSVFTIRDRPAEAADRAVPGHWEGDLIMGAGNASAIGTLVERSTRFTILLHLPADHTAESVATAMIGAMSELPAHLRRTITWDRGSEMANWRTIDLQLQAPVYFCDPHSPWQRGTNENTYWCTVLEPDGFDGSRPGELLGDSENTCREWPSVDLSTAARGKSPDRCDLIEAC, encoded by the coding sequence ATGCCGAGTGGTTATCCGCATTCGAGGTCGACGCGGCGGGAGTTGTTCGATCGGGTCTGCCTGGGTGAGCCGTTGGAGCGGGTGGCCAGGGACATGGGCGTGTCGACTACGGCGGCGAGTCTGTGGTGGCGTCAGGCTGGCGCAATGCCACTACTGCGCGGACAGAACTCCGAGAGAACCCACGGCCTGATCACCTCCGGCGATCCCGACCGTCTCGGCGGCCGGGGGCATCGCCTCAGCCTGGATGAACGCATCGAGATCATGCGCGGCCGCGACAACGGGCTCACCTACGAACGGATCGGCGAGAAGATCGGCCGGGACGCCAGCGTCGTCTGGCGAGAAGTGCACCGCAACAGCAACCCTGACGGGGATTACCACGCCGGGATGGCCCATGCCCGGGCTGCTCAGAAGGCCAAGCGTCCCAAGGGGTTCACCCTCGATGACCCGGTGCTGTGCGCCATGATCGAAACGGCGATGGACGACGGGTGGAGTCCGAAGCTGATCTCCGAGCTGTTGGTCCGCGATCATCCCGATGACAAGCTGGCACGGGTGAGCCACGAAACCATCTACAAATGCCTCTACGTCCAAACCCGTGGTCAACTCCGGGCTGACCTGCACAAGTGTCTATCGACCAAACGGGCGGCCCGTAAACCCCACCGGTCGGTCACCCGTGCCGGCGTCTATCCACCGGGATCGGTCTTCACCATCCGTGATCGCCCCGCCGAGGCCGCCGACCGGGCAGTGCCCGGGCACTGGGAGGGAGACTTGATCATGGGCGCCGGAAATGCCAGTGCCATAGGCACATTGGTGGAGCGCAGTACTCGGTTCACCATCCTGTTACACCTGCCCGCCGATCACACCGCCGAGTCGGTGGCCACCGCGATGATCGGGGCGATGAGCGAGCTGCCGGCGCACCTGCGGCGCACCATCACCTGGGACCGGGGCAGCGAGATGGCCAACTGGCGCACCATCGATCTGCAACTGCAGGCGCCGGTCTACTTCTGCGATCCTCACTCGCCCTGGCAACGGGGCACCAACGAGAACACCTATTGGTGCACAGTGTTAGAACCGGACGGTTTCGACGGGAGCCGACCCGGTGAGCTGCTCGGTGACTCGGAAAACACGTGCCGTGAATGGCCTTCCGTTGATTTGTCCACAGCGGCTCGAGGCAAGAGCCCTGACCGGTGTGACCTGATAGAAGCCTGCTGA
- a CDS encoding IS110 family transposase → MVTVGIDPHKHVHVAVAVDARGNRIGKPLTVKNDGLLITAVLTWIRAITDATPVTWAIEDGHGFARRLADGLLLAGQEVVWVPSRLTAAHRKLHAATGSKSDAIDAVAAAHAAIATPDLTRHRIDERVRELRVLTDYRADLVKRRTMMINQLKAQSHLWLDHTPGDLARAKVVAALTARLEAAEVGIHVRQVIVTMISELAEANNRIHDLDIRIKELVTPLTPNLLAITGISHNSAAVLLSEIGDIERFSSSAKLARYTGCAPIPVYSSDNERHRLHRGGNRRLNSVLYTAAIVQTRFNPAAQKLIARQEPTKGARGARRILKRHLVDVIYRAMHTDQASWQHQIARCQPLALT, encoded by the coding sequence ATGGTGACAGTAGGGATCGACCCACACAAGCACGTCCATGTTGCGGTGGCTGTCGATGCTCGCGGTAATCGCATAGGCAAGCCGCTGACCGTGAAAAACGATGGGCTGCTGATTACCGCGGTGCTCACCTGGATTCGCGCGATCACGGACGCCACCCCAGTGACCTGGGCCATCGAAGACGGTCACGGCTTTGCCCGCCGGCTGGCCGATGGACTGCTGCTTGCGGGTCAAGAGGTGGTGTGGGTTCCTAGCCGGCTGACCGCCGCGCATCGTAAGTTGCACGCCGCCACGGGCTCCAAGTCAGATGCCATCGATGCCGTCGCGGCCGCACATGCCGCGATCGCGACACCGGATCTGACCCGCCATCGCATCGACGAGCGGGTCCGCGAACTCCGCGTTCTCACCGACTACCGTGCTGACCTCGTCAAACGCCGCACCATGATGATCAACCAGCTCAAGGCGCAATCGCATCTGTGGCTTGACCACACGCCCGGCGACCTGGCGCGGGCCAAGGTAGTAGCGGCGTTGACCGCGCGGCTCGAAGCCGCAGAGGTGGGCATCCACGTACGACAGGTGATCGTCACGATGATCAGCGAGCTCGCCGAGGCCAACAACCGCATCCACGATCTCGACATCAGGATCAAAGAGCTCGTCACGCCCCTTACGCCGAACCTGTTGGCAATAACCGGGATCAGCCACAACTCCGCAGCGGTGCTGCTCTCCGAAATCGGTGACATCGAACGGTTTTCGAGCTCAGCCAAACTAGCCCGCTACACCGGGTGCGCTCCGATTCCCGTCTATTCATCAGACAACGAACGTCACCGACTTCATCGAGGCGGCAACCGCCGTCTCAACAGCGTCCTTTACACGGCGGCGATCGTGCAGACACGCTTCAACCCGGCGGCTCAAAAACTCATCGCACGCCAAGAACCGACGAAGGGTGCCCGCGGCGCCAGACGCATCCTCAAGCGCCACCTCGTCGATGTGATCTACCGAGCGATGCACACCGACCAAGCCTCCTGGCAGCACCAAATCGCCAGATGCCAACCACTCGCATTGACATAG
- a CDS encoding VOC family protein — protein MAITFNHTIVAAKNREESARFFTELFGLPAPKEFGPFLAVELNHGASLDYAQIGTDEDIRPQHYAFLVSEDEFDAIYGRIRERGLQHWTDPRGSRPGEINHNDGGRGVYFQDPGGHYLEIITRPYGSGAD, from the coding sequence ATGGCAATCACGTTCAACCACACCATCGTCGCCGCGAAAAATCGCGAAGAATCGGCGCGGTTCTTCACTGAGCTCTTCGGCCTTCCTGCCCCCAAGGAATTCGGGCCCTTCCTGGCCGTCGAACTCAATCACGGCGCCAGCCTCGACTACGCCCAGATAGGCACCGACGAGGACATCCGCCCGCAGCACTACGCATTCCTCGTCTCCGAGGACGAGTTCGACGCCATCTACGGGCGCATCCGCGAGCGCGGTCTGCAGCATTGGACCGACCCGCGGGGCAGCCGGCCCGGGGAGATCAACCACAACGACGGAGGCCGCGGGGTGTACTTCCAAGATCCCGGCGGCCACTATCTGGAGATCATCACCCGGCCCTACGGATCCGGCGCGGACTGA
- a CDS encoding maleylpyruvate isomerase family mycothiol-dependent enzyme, with protein MSVREMLRGNDERFRSLAAGLGQDEWAHPSLCDEWSNHQVLAHLVIGYRSGVGLTMREILRHGGSFDRANTAMACALADVRSPAELLDEFGQLVHRPRGLGRIFPSRLLLGDHITHELDILFALDRAPQIPGEALMAVLNTQVALPNPFVPAFANSRGLRLHAIDVEWAHGAQGPLVEGRAADLVSVLGNRPRMLPVLRGDGVELLASRVSPRRIRRAG; from the coding sequence ATGTCGGTGCGTGAAATGCTGCGCGGCAACGACGAGCGCTTCCGTTCCTTGGCCGCCGGACTCGGCCAAGACGAGTGGGCGCACCCGAGCCTCTGCGACGAGTGGTCCAACCACCAGGTGCTGGCACACCTCGTCATCGGCTACCGCTCGGGCGTCGGTCTGACGATGCGCGAGATACTGCGCCACGGCGGCTCATTCGACCGCGCCAACACCGCGATGGCCTGCGCGCTCGCGGACGTCCGTAGCCCCGCCGAATTGCTCGACGAGTTCGGGCAGCTGGTGCATCGGCCCCGTGGGCTCGGCCGCATCTTCCCGTCGCGGCTGCTGCTGGGCGATCACATCACCCATGAACTCGACATCCTGTTCGCACTCGACCGTGCACCGCAGATTCCCGGCGAGGCCCTGATGGCGGTGCTCAACACCCAAGTGGCACTGCCCAATCCGTTCGTGCCCGCGTTCGCAAACAGCCGGGGACTGCGACTGCACGCCATCGACGTCGAGTGGGCGCACGGTGCGCAGGGGCCGCTTGTCGAGGGCCGCGCCGCCGACCTGGTATCCGTTCTGGGCAACCGGCCGCGAATGCTGCCCGTACTGCGCGGCGACGGTGTCGAACTGCTCGCGTCGCGGGTCAGTCCGCGCCGGATCCGTAGGGCCGGGTGA
- a CDS encoding TetR/AcrR family transcriptional regulator C-terminal domain-containing protein, protein MRARFTTDEIAAAALSIVDDAGVSALSMRALAAALGTGPMTVYNYVPDKEGLEELVVAAVVAEVRVPEPTANWIDDVYAVAEAMWLGIRAHPAAIPLVLTRRTSSATGFAVVDALIAALGRGGLSDADHLSAFHAVFALIVGAAQAELAGPFTRGRDAGDAAARIGSTAGAAHPHVEALSHVAEKVSVEEDFAQGLRMLLEGIAARGTKRRRR, encoded by the coding sequence ATGCGCGCACGGTTCACCACCGACGAGATCGCCGCCGCGGCGTTGAGCATTGTCGACGACGCCGGCGTGAGCGCGTTGAGCATGCGCGCACTCGCGGCTGCGCTGGGCACCGGACCGATGACGGTCTACAACTACGTGCCCGATAAGGAAGGGCTGGAGGAACTGGTCGTCGCCGCGGTGGTCGCCGAGGTGCGAGTGCCCGAGCCGACCGCGAACTGGATCGACGATGTCTACGCGGTGGCCGAGGCGATGTGGTTGGGCATCAGGGCCCATCCTGCCGCCATCCCCCTGGTGCTGACGCGCCGCACGTCGTCGGCGACCGGTTTCGCGGTGGTCGACGCGCTCATTGCCGCACTTGGCCGTGGTGGCCTCTCGGACGCCGACCACCTCTCGGCCTTCCACGCCGTCTTTGCCCTCATTGTCGGCGCGGCCCAGGCCGAACTCGCCGGGCCGTTCACGCGTGGCCGTGATGCCGGCGACGCCGCCGCGCGCATCGGATCGACCGCGGGCGCGGCGCATCCCCACGTGGAAGCGCTCTCGCATGTCGCCGAGAAGGTGTCGGTGGAAGAGGACTTCGCGCAGGGCCTGCGCATGCTCCTCGAAGGGATCGCCGCGCGCGGCACGAAGCGGCGCCGGCGCTAA
- a CDS encoding Rrf2 family transcriptional regulator — protein sequence MRMSAKAEYAVRAMIQLATTDDGAVVKTDDLAKAQGIPAQFLVDILSDLRTDRLVRSHRGRDGGYTLARPAADISLADVLRCIDGPLASVRDIGLGDLPYSGPTAALTDVWRALRASMRSVLEQTSLAEVAAGTLPEHVGKLADDYRAQEETRGHSLG from the coding sequence ATGCGGATGTCGGCAAAAGCTGAATATGCCGTCCGCGCGATGATTCAGCTCGCCACCACCGATGACGGCGCGGTGGTCAAGACCGACGACCTGGCCAAGGCGCAGGGCATCCCCGCGCAGTTCCTCGTCGACATCCTCTCCGACCTGCGCACCGACCGCCTCGTTCGCAGCCACCGCGGCCGCGACGGCGGATACACGCTGGCGAGGCCGGCCGCCGACATCAGCCTTGCCGACGTGCTCAGATGCATCGACGGCCCGCTGGCCAGCGTGCGCGACATCGGACTCGGCGACCTTCCGTACTCCGGTCCGACCGCGGCGCTGACCGACGTGTGGCGGGCGTTGCGGGCCAGTATGCGATCGGTGCTCGAACAGACCAGTCTCGCCGAGGTCGCCGCAGGCACCTTGCCCGAGCATGTCGGCAAGCTGGCCGACGACTATCGCGCGCAGGAGGAGACCCGCGGCCACTCGCTGGGCTAG
- a CDS encoding 3'(2'),5'-bisphosphate nucleotidase CysQ, translating into MSDHSDHDVAARLATDAGKLLLEVRDELAQASQDERKAAGDKRSHDFLMAALAAERPGDAVLSEEGADDPIRLSADRVWIIDPLDGTREFSELGRDDWAVHVALWQSGELVAGAVALPAQGITLATPTVSAPPPAPEQPRVVVSRTRPPAVALAVRDALGGVLVEMGSAGAKVASVVQGLSDVYVHAGGQYEWDSAAPVAVARAAGLHTSRIDGSPLTYNRRDPRLPDVVVCRPELAEAVLTVTRD; encoded by the coding sequence GTGAGCGATCACAGCGATCATGACGTCGCTGCGCGGTTGGCGACGGACGCGGGCAAGCTTTTGCTCGAAGTCCGCGACGAGCTCGCGCAGGCCAGTCAGGATGAGCGGAAAGCTGCGGGGGACAAGCGGTCCCACGATTTCCTGATGGCCGCGCTGGCCGCCGAGCGTCCCGGCGATGCGGTGCTCTCAGAAGAAGGTGCGGACGACCCGATCCGGCTGTCCGCGGACCGGGTGTGGATCATCGACCCGCTCGACGGCACGCGGGAGTTCTCCGAGTTGGGCCGCGACGATTGGGCGGTACACGTGGCACTTTGGCAGTCGGGTGAACTGGTCGCAGGCGCGGTCGCCCTTCCAGCACAGGGCATCACGCTCGCGACGCCCACGGTCAGCGCACCGCCGCCGGCTCCCGAGCAGCCGCGGGTAGTGGTTTCGCGTACCCGGCCGCCCGCTGTCGCGCTGGCGGTGCGTGACGCGTTGGGTGGCGTACTGGTCGAAATGGGCTCGGCGGGGGCCAAGGTCGCCTCCGTGGTGCAAGGGCTCTCTGACGTCTACGTGCACGCCGGCGGTCAATACGAATGGGACTCGGCGGCGCCCGTCGCGGTGGCCCGGGCAGCCGGACTGCACACGTCGCGAATCGACGGCTCACCGCTCACCTACAACAGACGCGATCCACGGTTACCCGACGTGGTCGTGTGCCGACCGGAGCTCGCAGAAGCGGTGCTCACGGTCACACGTGATTGA